In one window of Arachis ipaensis cultivar K30076 chromosome B06, Araip1.1, whole genome shotgun sequence DNA:
- the LOC107645553 gene encoding ferredoxin-dependent glutamate synthase, chloroplastic — translation MALHSVPSVSQLHREPLPSSILAAGTDSRLLLQFATLGSNKSARRRRRLSAFPSTPAAPLRRRSAVRAVLELDRCSSDKSSSGVRHSQPSDVKPQVANLEDIISERGACGVGFIANLENKASHDIVKDALNALGCMEHRGGCGADNDSGDGSGLMTSIPWDLFDNWADKQGIASFDKLHTGVGMVFLPKEVELLNEAKKVIVNIFRQEGLEVLGWRPVPVNSSVVGYYAKETMPNIQQVFVKIVKEENVDDIERELYICRKLIEKAVSSETWGSETYFCSLSNQTIVYKGMLRSEVLGLFYSDLQNDLYKSPFAIYHRRYSTNTSPRWPLAQPMRLLGHNGEINTIQGNLNWMQSRETSLKSPVWRDRENEIRPFGNPKASDSANLDSAAELLIRSGRSPEEAMMILVPEAYKNHPTLSIKYPEVVDFYDYYKGQMEAWDGPALLLFSDGKTVGACLDRNGLRPARYWRTSDNMVYVASEVGVVPVDDSKVILKGRLGPGMMITVDLNGGQVYENTEVKKRVALSNPYGNWIKENMRPLKPVNFLSAAMMDNDAILRHQQAFGYSSEDVQMVIESMAAQGKEPTFCMGDDIPLAALSQKPHMLFDYFKQRFAQVTNPAIDPLREGLVMSLEVNIGKRRNILEVGPQNASQVTLSSPVLNEGDLELLQKDAHLKPHVLPVFFDISKGIDGSVEKALNKLCEAADEAVRNGSQLLILSDRSDSLEPTHPAIPILLAVGTVHQHLIQNGLRMSASIVADTAQCFSTHQFACLIGYGASAVCPYLALETCRQWRLSNKTVNLMRNGKMPTVSIEQAQNNYTKAVKAGLLKILSKMGISLLSSYCGAQIFEIYGLGKEVVDLAFRGSMSKIGGLTFDELARETLSFWVKAFSEDTAKRLENFGFIQFRPGGEYHANNPEMSKLLHKAVRQKSQSAFSVYQQHLANRPVNVLRDLLEFKSDRAPIPVGKVEPASAIVQRFCTGGMSLGAISRETHEAIAIAMNRLGGKSNSGEGGEDPIRWKPLTDVVDGYSPTLPHLKGLQNGDTATSAIKQVASGRFGVTPTFLANADQLEIKIAQGAKPGEGGQLPGKKVSMYIARLRNSKPGVPLISPPPHHDIYSIEDLAQLIFDLHQVNPKAKVSVKLVAEAGIGTVASGVAKGNADIIQISGHDGGTGASPISSIKHAGGPWELGLTESHQTLIENGLRERVILRVDGGFRSGVDVMMAAVMGADEYGFGSVAMIATGCVMARICHTNNCPVGVASQREELRARFPGVPGDLVNYFLYVAEEVRGILAQLGYEKLDDVIGRTELLQPRDISLVKTQHLDLNYLLSSVGLPKWSSTTIRNQEAHTNGPVLDDVLLADPEIADAIKNEKVVSKTINIYNVDRAVCGRLAGSIAKKYGDTGFAGQLNITFTGSAGQSFGCFLTPGMNIRLIGEANDYVGKGMAGGELVVTPVEKTGFQPEDAAIVGNTCLYGATGGQVFVKGKAGERFAVRNSLAEAVVEGTGDHCCEYMTGGCVVVLGKVGRNVAAGMTGGLAYILDEDDTLIPKVNKEIVKIQRVSAPVGQMQLKSLIEAHVEKTGSNKGAVILKDWDKYLQLFWQLVPPSEEDTPEANPKYETSSAEQVTTSLQSA, via the exons atggcGCTGCACTCGGTGCCTTCTGTTTCTCAGCTGCACCGAGAGCCGTTACCGTCGTCGATCTTAGCTGCCGGAACCGACTCGCGTCTTCTACTCCAGTTCGCGACTCTCGGCTCCAACAAGTCAGCGCGTCGTCGCCGCCGCCTCTCTGCTTTTCCTTCTACACCAGCTGCGCCGCTACGTCGTCGTTCTGCTGTCAGAGCTGTTCTCGAACTCGACCGATGCAGCAGTGACAAGAGTAGCAGCGGAGTTCGCCATTCTCAACCTTCCGATGTCAAACCACAG GTTGCAAACTTGGAGGACATAATATCAGAAAGAGGAGCCTGTGGTGTTGGATTCATTGCCAATTTGGAAAATAAAGCATCACATGATATTGTAAAGGATGCTCTAAATGCTTTGGGCTGTATGGAACATCGTGGTGGCTGTGGGGCAGATAATGACTCTGGTGATGGATCAGGGCTGATGACTTCAATTCCATGGGATCTATTTGACAATTGGGCAGATAAGCAAGGGATTGCTTCCTTTGATAAGTTGCACACTGGTGTTGGGATGGTTTTCCTACCCAAAGAAGTTGAACTTCTGAATGAGGCCAAGAAAG ttattgtaaatatttttcggCAAGAAGGTCTTGAGGTGCTTGGGTGGAGACCTGTCCCTGTAAATAGTTCTGTGGTAGGTTATTATGCGAAGGAGACCATGCCCAACATACAGCAGGTATTTGTTAAGATTGTGAAAGAAGAAAATGTTGATGACATTGAACGAGAACTGTACATCTGTCGGAAATTGATTGAAAAAGCAGTAAGCTCAGAAACTTGGGGAAGTGAGACTTATTTCTGTTCTTTATCCAATCAAACAATAGTTTACAAGGGGATGCTTCGCTCAGAAGTTCTTGGGTTATTTTATTCTGACCTTCAAAATGATCTTTACAAGTCCCCCTTTGCCATTTATCATCGAAGATATAGTACAAATACCAGTCCCAGATGGCCACTTGCACAACCAATGCGGCTTCTTGGTCACAATGGAGAGATCAATACCATACAG GGGAATTTGAACTGGATGCAATCAAGAGAGACATCGTTAAAGTCGCCTGTATGGCGAGATCGTGAAAATGAAATTCGTCCATTTGGAAATCCAAAGGCATCAGACTCAGCAAATCTTGACAGTGCTGCAGAA TTATTAATAAGAAGTGGTCGCAGTCCTGAGGAAGCTATGATGATTCTTGTTCCAGAGGCTTACAAAAATCATCCAACACTGTCAATCAAATACCCTGAG GTGGTTGACTTCTATGACTACTACAAGGGTCAGATGGAAGCTTGGGATGGACCAGCTTTGCTTTTATTCAG TGATGGAAAAACTGTTGGTGCATGTCTTGACCGTAATGGACTCCGACCTGCTCGGTATTGGCGAACATCAGACAATATGGTCTATGTGGCCTCTGAG GTTGGTGTGGTACCGGTGGATGATTCGAAGGTTATCTTGAAAGGCCGATTAGGTCCAGGCATGATGATAACAGTTGATTTGAATGGTGGTCAG GTGTATGAGAATACAGAGGTTAAAAAGCGAGTAGCCTTATCAAACCCATACGGGAACTGGATTAAGGAAAATATGCGGCCTTTGAAGCCTGTGAACTTCCTTTCAGCAGCTATGATGGACAATGATGCAATATTAAGACACCAACA GGCATTTGGGTACTCTAGTGAAGATGTCCAGATGGTGATCGAATCCATGGCTGCTCAAGGAAAGGAGCCCACATTTTGCATGGGAGATGATATTCCATTGGCTGCATTGTCTCAGAAGCCTCACATGCTTTTTGATTATTTTAAGCAACGGTTTGCACAG GTTACAAATCCTGCTATTGATCCACTTCGAGAAGGATTGGTTATGTCTCTTGAAGTCAATATAGGGAAGCGAAGGAATATTTTGGAAGTTGGACCACAGAATGCTTCTCAG GTTACATTGTCTAGCCCTGTACTGAATGAAGGAGATCTTGAGCTGTTACAAAAAGATGCCCACTTAAAACCACATGTATTGCCCGTATTTTTTGATATAAGTAAGGGGATTGATGGTTCCGTGGAGAAAGCATTAAATAAGCTTTGTGAAGCTGCAGATGAAGCTGTTAGAAATGGTTCCCAGTTGCTAATTCTTTCAGACCGCTCAGATTCACTG GAACCAACACATCCTGCAATTCCAATACTTCTTGCTGTTGGGACAGTTCATCAGCATCTAATCCAAAATGGCCTGCGGATGTCAGCTTCAATTGTAGCAGACACTGCTCAGTGCTTTAGCACTCATCAGTTTGCGTGCTTAATAGGATATGGTGCAAG TGCTGTCTGTCCATACTTGGCATTGGAGACATGTCGACAGTGGCGTTTGAGTAACAAAACTGTAAACCTGATGAGGAATGGAAAGATGCCTACTGTCTCAATTGAGCAGGCCCAGAATAATTACACCAAG GCTGTAAAAGCGGGTCTTCTTAAAATCCTTTCCAAAATGGGGATCTCATTGCTTTCAAG TTACTGCGGTGCACAGATTTTTGAAATCTATGGATTAGGAAAGGAAGTTGTCGATCTTGCATTCAGAGGAAGTATGTCAAAAATTGGGGGATTAACTTTTGACGAG TTAGCGAGAGAGACTCTGTCTTTCTGGGTGAAGGCATTTTCTGAAGATACGGCCAAAAGATTGGAAAATTTTGGATTTATTCAGTTCAGACCGGGAG GGGAGTATCATGCAAATAACCCAGAGATGTCAAAGTTGCTCCACAAAGCTGTTCGTCAAAAAAGTCAAAGTGCCTTTTCAGTTTATCAGCAGCATTTGGCTAACCGACCTGTGAAT GTTCTTCGTGATCTTCTTGAGTTCAAAAGTGATCGAGCTCCAATACCTGTAGGGAAGGTTGAACCTGCTTCAGCTATTGTGCAACGGTTCTGCACTGGTGGGATGTCTCTTGGAGCTATTTCAAGAGAAACTCATGAAGCAATTGCAATTGCAATGAACAGATTAGGTGGAAAATCAAATTCAGGGGAAGGTGGTGAG GATCCTATTCGCTGGAAACCACTTACGGATGTTGTCGATGGTTACTCTCCAACTCTTCCACATCTTAAAGGTCTTCAGAATGGGGATACTGCTACCAGTGCTATCAAGCAG GTTGCTTCAGGAAGGTTTGGTGTTACCCCAACATTCTTGGCAAATGCTGATCAATTAGAAATCAAGATTGCCCAAGGTGCAAAGCCTGGGGAAGGTGGACAATTGCCTGGGAAAAAAGTTAGCATGTATATTGCTAGGTTGAGAAATTCCAAACCAGGGGTTCCGCTTATCTCTCCACCTCCTCATCATGACATTTATTCTATTGAGGACCTTGCTCAGTTGATCTTTGATCTTCATCAG GTGAATCCTAAGGCCAAGGTTTCTGTAAAACTGGTGGCGGAAGCTGGAATTGGTACTGTTGCATCTGGGGTCGCCAAGGGCAATGCCGATATTATCCAG ATTTCAGGGCATGATGGTGGAACAGGAGCAAGCCCTATAAGTTCCATCAAGCATGCTGGTGGTCCTTGGGAACTTGGTCTTACAGAATCTCACCAG ACACTCATTGAAAATGGACTCAGGGAAAGGGTAATTCTCAGAGTTGATGGAGGATTTCGAAGTGGAGTTGATGTCATGATGGCAGCAGTAATGGGTGCTGATGAATATGGATTTGGTTCAGTGGCAATGATTGCTACTGGTTGTGTTATGGCCCGTATTTGCCACACCAATAATTGTCCAGTTGGTGTTGCCAGTCag AGGGAAGAGTTGCGTGCACGCTTTCCTGGTGTTCCTGGTGATCTTGTCAACTACTTTTTGTATGTTGCTGAGGAG GTAAGAGGCATATTGGCACAGCTTGGGTATGAGAAATTAGATGATGTAATTGGCCGGACAGAGTTGTTGCAACCAAGAGACATATCTCTAGTGAAAACTCAACATCTAGACCTAAATTATCTCCTCTCT AGTGTGGGGTTGCCTAAATGGAGCAGTACAACAATTAGGAATCAGGAGGCTCATACTAATGGCCCTGTTCTGGATGATGTCTTGCTAGCTGATCCAGAG ATTGCAGATGCCATAAAAAATGAGAAAGTAGTTAGTAAGACCATAAACATATACAACGTTGATCGTGCTGTTTGTGGGCGGTTAGCTGGTAGCATTGCAAAGAAGTATGGTGACACTGGTTTTGCTGGACAACTGAATATAAC ATTTACTGGAAGTGCCGGACAGTCATTTGGGTGCTTTTTGACACCCGGAATGAACATTCGCCTGATAGGAGAGGCTAATGATTATGTGGGGAAG GGCATGGCTGGAGGGGAGTTGGTTGTCACTCCAGTTGAAAAGACAGGGTTTCAACCCGAAGACGCAGCTATTGTGGGGAACACTTGCTTGTATGGGGCCACAGGTGGGCAGGTCTTTGTTAAAGGGAAGGCTGGGGAGAGATTTGCTGTGAGAAACTCACTTGCTGAAGCTGTGGTTGAAGGCACAGGAGATCATTGCTGCGAGTACATGACCGGTGGCTGTGTTGTTGTCCTCGGAAA AGTGGGGAGAAATGTAGCTGCTGGAATGACTGGAGGGTTGGCTTACATTCTTGATGAGGACGATACTCTTATACCCAAG GTAAATAAAGAAATTGTGAAAATCCAGAGAGTCTCAGCACCTGTGGGGCAGATGCAGCTGAAAAGTCTAATTGAAGCCCATGTT